A genomic region of Solanum dulcamara chromosome 2, daSolDulc1.2, whole genome shotgun sequence contains the following coding sequences:
- the LOC129875960 gene encoding protein OXIDATIVE STRESS 3-like, whose amino-acid sequence MFPQVRLARNCVVSTSHWRSKKNSFFKNFVILISMEGAKTGDEAATIRLKSPIREVQWVAVNSIFDDYSESSFEDSVGTSSSSLDMVDDDASSSSSSFGPLYELSQLMAQLPIKSGLSKYYEGKSQSFGRLGNAMSLEDLPKEGSYSSHNKRMKSCKSLDGKIRSSFGPKATIKKKSYSRRPSVQILI is encoded by the exons atgtttcctcAGGTGAGGCTTGCTAGAAATTGCGTTGTATCAACAAGTCATTGGAGATCAAAGAAAAATTCCTTCTTCAAAAATTTTGTCATATTAATTTCAATGGAAGGAGCAAAGACAGGTGATGAAGCAGCAACAATAAGGTTAAAGAGTCCAATTAGGGAAGTCCAATGGGTGGCTGTGAATAGTATTTTCGATGATTACTCTGAATCAAGCTTTGAAGACTCTGTTggaacttcttcttcttctttagacATGGTAGATGATGATGCATCCTCTTCGTCGTCTTCTTTTGGGCCTTTGTATGAATTGTCTCAACTTATGGCTCAACTTCCCATCAA GAGTGGGTTATCAAAGTATTATGAAGGGAAGAGTCAGTCATTTGGACGTTTGGGAAATGCGATGAGCCTTGAGGATCTTCCAAAGGAAGGGAGTTATTCTTCTCATAACAAGAGAATGAAGTCATGTAAGAGCTTAGATGGAAAAATTAGATCGTCATTTGGTCCAAAAGCTACTATTAAAAAGAAGTCTTATTCAAGGAGGCCTTCGGTACAAATACTGATCTAA